The proteins below are encoded in one region of Rhododendron vialii isolate Sample 1 chromosome 7a, ASM3025357v1:
- the LOC131333725 gene encoding protein transport protein SEC31 homolog B-like has product MSQVLAPTPASRGFMPVTSARVQRPGMGPTQSSSPTQPAQVQSAITPASTPPTVQAVDTSNVPAQQRPVIMTLTRFLNETSEALGGSCANPAKKREIEDNSRKIGALFSKLDISKNASEKLVQLCQSLDNGYFGTALQIQGELKYDLYAVVVHTELSSTCGHYYCFVHCAQEVWYKFDDSKGWRRFCAVSGSLHSILREARKQGTPCFSSFLETEKSYVDQYNPTIHPSQFWIARIASVHHPPM; this is encoded by the exons ATGTCTCAGGTTTTGGCTCCGACCCCAGCATCTAGGGGATTTATGCCGGTTACAAGTGCAAGAGTCCAAAGACCTGGCATGGGTCCAACACAGTCCTCCAGCCCTACTCAGCCAGCACAAGTTCAATCAGCCATAACTCCTGCCTCAACCCCACCTACAGTACAGGCAGTGGATACTTCAAATGTACCTG CCCAGCAAAGACCTGTCATAATGACGTTGACGCGGTTTCTTAATGAGACATCAGAAGCACTGGGAGGTTCATGTGCAAATCCAGCTAAGAAGCGGGAAATTGAGGATAACTCAAGGAAAATAGGTGCTTTGTTTTCCAAGCTGGACATCTCCAAAAATGCCTCTGAAAAACTTGTTCAGCTTTGTCAGTCTTTGGACAACGGTTATTTCGGTACTGCCCTTCAAATCCAG GGGGAGTTGAAATATGATCTTTACGCAGTCGTGGTGCATACTGAACTCTCATCCACTTGCGGGCACTACTATTGCTTTGTTCATTGCGCTCAAGAAGTGTGGTACAAGTTCGACGACTCAAAG GGTTGGAGAAGATTTTGTGCTGTCTCAGGAAGCCTACATTCTATTCTACGCGAAGCACGGAAGCAGGGCACACCCtgtttttcaagttttttggaAACTGAAAAGTCTTACGTAGACCAATATAATCCAACCATCCACCCAAGTCAGTTTTGGATAGCACGGATCGCATCTGTACATCATCCCCCAATGTGA